A stretch of Lysinibacillus agricola DNA encodes these proteins:
- a CDS encoding MFS transporter produces MEHIGVGIFYGALGLGLVLSSSITSKLSKNVKLVAIIVLSLEGVANMLLSQSSNFWVASIFLIIGTLFGGVSIACNQTLIMKNVPSKYLGRFFGLITIMENTIMGAVMALSGFLLGWIEPRTLGFFAGLFFTIVGVCLAPIIIRTKEEDSTNVMENT; encoded by the coding sequence ATGGAGCATATAGGGGTTGGTATTTTTTATGGAGCGCTAGGTCTTGGGCTTGTATTAAGCTCTAGTATAACTAGTAAATTATCAAAAAATGTAAAGTTAGTAGCAATTATTGTACTGAGTCTCGAAGGCGTTGCCAATATGTTATTAAGTCAATCATCCAATTTTTGGGTTGCTTCAATCTTTTTAATCATAGGTACTTTATTTGGAGGTGTAAGCATCGCCTGTAATCAAACACTAATCATGAAAAATGTTCCTTCTAAATATCTTGGGAGATTTTTTGGATTAATTACAATAATGGAAAATACTATAATGGGTGCAGTTATGGCACTATCCGGATTTCTTTTAGGGTGGATAGAGCCACGCACACTCGGTTTTTTTGCGGGCCTGTTCTTTACAATTGTTGGGGTATGTCTTGCTCCTATTATCATAAGGACAAAGGAAGAAGACTCAACTAATGTAATGGAAAATACTTAG
- the lepB gene encoding signal peptidase I — MEEKIQEKQKSEFLEWIKAIAFALLVAFVIKQFLFTPVLVKGASMMPTLEDHDRVIVNKIGPKFKSFDRFDIVVIQMNEETNYIKRIIGLPGDKIEYKDDQLYINGKKYSEPYLDQYKKEQKDTGSLTFDFTLEQYLGETTVPEGHYFVLGDNRRISNDSRNPEVGFIPKERIMGTTSIICWPIEHIDFRFN, encoded by the coding sequence TTGGAAGAAAAAATTCAGGAAAAACAAAAGAGTGAGTTCCTTGAATGGATAAAGGCAATTGCATTCGCTTTATTGGTTGCGTTTGTAATCAAGCAGTTTTTATTTACTCCAGTACTCGTAAAAGGTGCTTCTATGATGCCAACACTTGAAGACCACGACCGTGTTATTGTTAACAAAATTGGTCCGAAATTTAAGTCATTTGATCGATTTGACATTGTTGTTATTCAAATGAATGAAGAAACAAATTATATTAAACGTATCATTGGTCTACCAGGAGATAAAATCGAGTATAAGGATGATCAATTATACATAAACGGGAAGAAGTACAGTGAACCTTATTTAGATCAATACAAGAAGGAACAAAAAGATACTGGGTCACTCACTTTTGATTTTACGTTAGAACAATATTTAGGTGAAACTACCGTACCAGAAGGGCATTACTTTGTATTAGGTGATAATCGTCGTATAAGTAACGATAGTAGAAATCCTGAGGTAGGGTTCATCCCTAAAGAAAGAATAATGGGTACAACAAGTATCATCTGTTGGCCGATCGAGCATATTGACTTCAGGTTTAACTAA
- a CDS encoding DUF6773 family protein yields MFGKNKNVDERVKNLQNKIYKEMYYVIIFACLISILIKYMTMGVPLQNVTTEWLILLISSVYYFIRAAYLGVFTDEVEIHDSTSKVKLSTKYIIFGVAVGMVIAIIFGVNSAFNYAESTQQAIYFFFLVFFVSLFMYALFFAGFLILIYVLAKKKSDQVVQRILEDKDSKW; encoded by the coding sequence ATGTTTGGGAAAAATAAAAACGTTGATGAACGAGTTAAAAATCTGCAAAATAAAATTTACAAAGAAATGTATTACGTTATCATTTTTGCATGTTTAATTTCAATCCTAATAAAATACATGACAATGGGAGTGCCCTTACAAAATGTAACAACAGAATGGTTGATTTTATTAATCTCATCTGTTTATTATTTTATTAGAGCAGCATATCTCGGCGTATTTACAGATGAAGTAGAGATTCACGATAGTACAAGTAAAGTTAAATTAAGTACTAAATATATTATTTTCGGTGTGGCTGTTGGTATGGTTATTGCAATTATTTTTGGTGTTAACAGTGCATTCAACTATGCAGAAAGCACTCAACAAGCAATATATTTTTTCTTTCTTGTATTCTTTGTATCACTGTTCATGTATGCACTATTTTTTGCTGGATTTTTAATCTTAATTTATGTGCTTGCTAAAAAGAAAAGTGATCAAGTGGTTCAAAGAATTTTAGAAGATAAAGATAGCAAGTGGTGA
- a CDS encoding helix-turn-helix transcriptional regulator, translated as MKNIRLKMARIEHDLSQGELAEKVGVTRQTIGLIELGKYNPTLNLCISICKTLNKTLDELFWEE; from the coding sequence GTGAAAAACATACGTTTAAAAATGGCTCGAATTGAACACGATTTATCACAAGGTGAATTGGCTGAAAAAGTAGGGGTCACTAGACAAACAATCGGATTAATTGAATTAGGTAAATATAACCCGACTTTGAATTTATGTATTTCAATATGTAAGACGTTAAATAAAACTCTAGATGAATTGTTTTGGGAGGAGTAA
- a CDS encoding YdeI/OmpD-associated family protein has product MTNSIMNPKVDEFLSKAKKWQEEYSVLRNIVLDCELTEEFKWMHPCYMLEKKNIVLIHGFKDYCALLFHKGALLKDAHGILIQQTENVQAARQIRFTNVQEIVGMESIIKDYIYEAIEVEKAGLEVQMKEHKEYIIPEELHNKFNEIPALKTAFEGLTPGRQRAYILHFSQPKQPKTRVSRIEKCTQQILDGKGLND; this is encoded by the coding sequence ATGACAAATAGTATAATGAATCCTAAGGTGGATGAATTTTTAAGTAAAGCTAAGAAGTGGCAGGAAGAATATTCGGTGTTGAGAAATATCGTTCTTGACTGTGAGCTGACTGAAGAATTTAAATGGATGCATCCATGTTACATGCTTGAGAAAAAAAACATCGTGTTAATACATGGATTTAAAGATTATTGCGCGCTTCTGTTTCACAAAGGTGCCTTGTTAAAGGATGCCCACGGGATTCTAATTCAACAAACGGAAAACGTACAGGCGGCGCGCCAAATTCGTTTCACCAATGTTCAAGAAATAGTTGGAATGGAAAGCATTATAAAAGATTATATTTATGAAGCCATTGAAGTTGAAAAAGCAGGTTTAGAAGTGCAAATGAAAGAGCATAAGGAATACATAATTCCTGAAGAACTTCACAACAAATTCAATGAAATCCCTGCCTTAAAAACTGCTTTTGAAGGATTGACGCCAGGACGACAAAGAGCATATATTTTACATTTTTCTCAGCCTAAACAACCCAAAACGCGAGTGTCTAGAATTGAAAAATGCACGCAGCAAATTCTTGATGGAAAAGGATTAAATGATTAA
- a CDS encoding Type 1 glutamine amidotransferase-like domain-containing protein, translated as MKKMFLSSSFSDAGHFLKGFVGENIKGKRVTFIPTASAVEEEIHYVESAKVVFEELGMIVEVLDISNTDKSEAGKILKNNDFIYVSGGNTFFLLQELKRSEIDQLIIEQINSGKIYIGESAGSIIMAPDIDYVKYIDEKGKARQLESTKGLNLISIYPVPHYGHEFFNSMIDEVITNYNNKIPLTLISNSQVILVRDDDIEVI; from the coding sequence ATGAAAAAAATGTTTTTATCTTCTTCATTTTCTGATGCTGGTCATTTTTTGAAAGGTTTCGTTGGAGAAAATATTAAAGGAAAAAGAGTTACTTTTATTCCAACTGCGAGTGCAGTTGAAGAGGAAATACATTATGTAGAGTCAGCAAAAGTTGTTTTTGAAGAGCTGGGAATGATTGTAGAAGTATTAGATATATCTAATACTGATAAAAGTGAAGCAGGAAAAATATTAAAAAACAATGATTTTATATATGTATCCGGAGGAAATACATTTTTCTTACTTCAAGAATTAAAAAGGTCGGAGATAGATCAATTAATTATTGAACAAATTAATTCCGGTAAGATATATATAGGTGAGTCTGCAGGCTCAATAATAATGGCGCCTGATATAGACTATGTGAAATATATTGATGAAAAGGGTAAAGCACGACAATTAGAATCAACGAAGGGCTTAAATCTAATTTCAATATATCCTGTCCCTCATTATGGACATGAATTCTTTAATAGTATGATTGACGAGGTAATTACTAATTATAACAATAAAATTCCACTTACTCTGATATCAAACTCACAAGTAATTTTAGTTCGAGATGATGATATTGAAGTTATTTAA
- the fumC gene encoding class II fumarate hydratase — MDYRIEKDTMGEIKVPADKIWGAQTQRSKENFQIGTEQMPIELIQAMAILKKSAAIANNKLGKLSHIKANAIVQAADEILNGQWDDQFPLVVWQTGSGTQSNMNVNEVIAHRANQILQNAGEADRIHPNDDVNKSQSSNDTFPTALHIAAVLKVEDYLLPRLRLLKATLDDKAEKFKDIIKVGRTHLQDATPLTLGQEISGWAAMLAKSEHMIIQNIEYMKELAIGGTAVGTGINAHPEFGERVAAEISEITDKHFTSAANKFHALTSHDEAVVAHGALKALAADLMKIANDVRWLASGPRSGIGEITIPENEPGSSIMPGKVNPTQSEAMTMVVTQVVGNDATIAFAASQGNFELNVFKPVIIYNFLQSTRLLADTMKSFNDHCAVGIEPNKEVLDHNLQNSLMLVTALNPYIGYENAAKIAKKAHKEGTTLKEAAIATGLLTEEQFDEYVDPATMIYPNVK; from the coding sequence ATGGATTATCGTATTGAAAAAGACACTATGGGTGAAATTAAAGTACCTGCAGATAAAATTTGGGGTGCTCAAACGCAGCGCAGTAAAGAAAACTTCCAAATCGGTACAGAACAAATGCCGATAGAGCTGATTCAAGCAATGGCTATTTTAAAGAAAAGTGCTGCTATCGCCAATAATAAACTAGGTAAGCTTTCACATATAAAAGCAAATGCGATTGTGCAAGCAGCTGATGAAATTTTAAATGGTCAATGGGACGATCAATTCCCTCTTGTAGTTTGGCAGACTGGTAGTGGTACACAGTCAAATATGAACGTCAACGAAGTAATTGCGCACCGAGCAAACCAAATTTTACAAAATGCTGGTGAAGCTGATCGCATTCATCCTAACGATGATGTCAACAAATCTCAAAGCTCAAACGATACTTTCCCTACAGCTTTGCATATTGCGGCAGTGTTAAAAGTTGAAGATTATTTACTCCCTCGTCTACGCTTACTAAAAGCAACGCTTGATGACAAAGCAGAGAAATTTAAAGATATTATTAAAGTTGGTCGTACACATTTACAAGACGCAACACCACTGACTTTAGGTCAAGAAATTAGTGGTTGGGCAGCAATGCTTGCTAAGTCTGAGCATATGATTATTCAAAACATTGAATATATGAAGGAACTAGCAATTGGTGGAACAGCGGTAGGTACGGGTATTAACGCACACCCTGAATTTGGAGAGCGTGTAGCAGCGGAAATTAGTGAAATTACAGACAAACATTTTACTTCTGCAGCGAATAAATTCCATGCACTAACAAGTCATGATGAAGCCGTTGTCGCACATGGCGCATTAAAGGCTCTTGCAGCCGACTTAATGAAAATTGCCAATGATGTTCGCTGGTTAGCAAGTGGCCCTCGTTCTGGTATTGGTGAAATTACGATCCCAGAAAACGAGCCAGGCTCATCCATTATGCCAGGTAAAGTGAACCCAACACAAAGTGAAGCGATGACAATGGTTGTTACACAAGTCGTTGGGAACGATGCAACAATTGCCTTTGCCGCTTCCCAAGGTAATTTTGAGCTCAATGTCTTCAAGCCAGTAATTATCTATAACTTCTTACAATCAACTCGCCTACTAGCAGACACAATGAAATCCTTTAATGATCATTGTGCTGTCGGTATCGAGCCAAATAAAGAAGTGCTTGACCACAATTTACAAAATTCATTAATGCTTGTAACTGCATTAAACCCTTACATCGGTTATGAAAATGCGGCAAAAATTGCGAAGAAGGCCCATAAAGAAGGCACAACATTGAAAGAAGCAGCGATTGCAACTGGTTTACTAACAGAGGAACAGTTCGATGAATACGTAGACCCTGCGACGATGATTTATCCAAATGTAAAGTGA
- a CDS encoding AAA family ATPase translates to MYLKSCKVLQGDIVDKGQYPFNISSLQDLQELEFPTNVTFFVGENGSGKSTLLEAIADRCDFNTAGGGRQNLYEVHKAESALGEFIRLSWWPKVSNGFFLRSETFYQFASHIDLLEEHDPKKKYAAFGGKSLHHQSHGESFLSLFMHRFKGKAIYLLDEPEAALSPTRQLSLLKIMKDLEHEAQFIIATHSPILLGYPNATIYSFDNGDIESIRYEDTIHYIVTKRFLNAPETIFSELFDEERES, encoded by the coding sequence ATGTATTTAAAATCATGTAAGGTATTACAGGGAGATATTGTAGATAAAGGCCAATATCCCTTCAATATATCAAGTTTGCAGGATTTACAGGAGCTAGAGTTTCCGACGAATGTGACCTTCTTTGTTGGGGAAAATGGCTCTGGGAAATCAACCCTATTGGAGGCTATAGCTGATCGCTGTGATTTTAATACAGCGGGTGGCGGCCGCCAAAATTTATATGAAGTACATAAAGCGGAATCTGCACTTGGGGAATTTATCCGTTTATCCTGGTGGCCGAAGGTTTCAAATGGCTTTTTCCTACGTTCGGAAACGTTTTATCAATTTGCAAGTCATATTGATTTGTTAGAAGAACATGACCCTAAGAAAAAGTATGCCGCTTTTGGTGGAAAGTCTTTACATCATCAGTCACACGGTGAGTCCTTTTTATCGTTATTTATGCATCGCTTTAAAGGCAAGGCCATTTATTTATTGGATGAGCCTGAAGCTGCTTTGTCACCAACGAGACAGCTTAGTCTACTGAAAATTATGAAGGATTTAGAGCATGAGGCACAATTTATTATCGCCACACACTCACCTATTTTGCTCGGCTATCCAAATGCTACAATCTACAGTTTTGATAACGGGGATATTGAGTCTATTCGCTATGAAGATACCATACATTACATTGTCACAAAGCGCTTTTTAAATGCACCAGAAACTATTTTTTCAGAGTTATTTGATGAGGAGAGAGAATCATGA
- a CDS encoding GNAT family N-acetyltransferase: MNQRKGLVMREIRLDEMAQSIDLLNYVFQMSMSIHKDRRFVNAKSKQFNEGHAIGWFDGSHLVSQILSLPFEVNVHGRIYEMGGITAVGTYPEYSGHGLMESLIIESLERMRNEGQCISYLFPYSIPYYRKKGWEIMSDIVEFQVKDTQLPHYKGLNGKIRRVDPKHEDVVTIYARYAQKTHGVMVRNSIAWNEKFQEDFWEEKFIDSDVNLQAAVYYDEDDVPQGYMFYRIMEENYYIDEIVYLQEEARKGLWNFVSAHSSMIYNVYGKTTGNEAVAFLLEDSEIIQKVSPYFMARIVDVKEFLLRYPFVGNDFQLRLAVSDRIVAWNNGTFVITMQNGKATVEKVSETLSENAIQLTVQTLATMLLGYKRPSYLEKIERLHGNAIEIALLETVLPNGIPTFIDYF; the protein is encoded by the coding sequence ATGAATCAACGAAAAGGCTTAGTCATGCGAGAAATTCGATTAGATGAAATGGCACAGTCAATAGATTTACTTAATTATGTTTTTCAAATGTCCATGTCCATTCATAAGGACCGTCGCTTTGTGAATGCCAAAAGCAAGCAATTTAATGAGGGACATGCCATTGGTTGGTTCGATGGTTCACATCTTGTATCTCAAATTTTAAGTCTACCTTTTGAAGTAAATGTTCATGGTAGGATTTATGAAATGGGAGGCATTACTGCGGTCGGAACGTACCCAGAATATTCTGGGCATGGTTTGATGGAAAGCCTTATCATCGAGAGCTTGGAGCGGATGCGCAATGAAGGACAATGTATATCCTATTTATTTCCATATTCTATCCCTTATTACCGAAAAAAGGGTTGGGAAATTATGAGTGATATTGTGGAATTTCAGGTCAAGGATACGCAGCTTCCTCACTATAAAGGCTTAAACGGTAAAATCCGTCGTGTCGATCCAAAGCATGAAGATGTTGTCACTATTTATGCGCGCTATGCTCAGAAGACGCATGGTGTTATGGTACGTAATAGCATTGCTTGGAATGAAAAGTTCCAGGAAGATTTTTGGGAAGAAAAATTTATTGATAGTGATGTGAATCTTCAGGCAGCGGTATATTATGATGAGGATGATGTTCCACAAGGTTATATGTTTTACCGCATAATGGAGGAAAATTATTACATCGATGAAATTGTCTATTTGCAGGAAGAGGCAAGAAAAGGCTTATGGAATTTTGTCTCTGCTCATAGCTCGATGATTTACAATGTTTATGGTAAAACAACCGGCAATGAAGCCGTTGCCTTTTTGTTAGAGGATAGTGAAATTATTCAAAAGGTATCGCCGTATTTTATGGCGCGCATAGTAGATGTCAAAGAATTTCTACTACGTTATCCATTCGTGGGCAATGATTTTCAGCTTCGACTAGCTGTTAGTGATCGCATCGTAGCTTGGAATAATGGCACATTTGTCATAACGATGCAGAATGGAAAAGCTACCGTTGAAAAGGTTAGTGAGACTTTGTCTGAAAATGCTATTCAACTAACGGTTCAAACACTTGCCACGATGTTACTAGGCTATAAACGGCCAAGCTATTTAGAAAAAATCGAACGTTTGCACGGCAATGCCATTGAAATTGCGCTATTAGAGACGGTGCTACCAAACGGCATTCCAACGTTTATTGATTATTTTTAG
- a CDS encoding PLP-dependent aminotransferase family protein has translation MKDFIFLFTDEEAKYKQIYEQVKWLIEQGRLKTNDSLPSIRRLADTLHVSRNTMLTAYEQLVAEGYIRGERRKGYFVNEFEQVFLQEEERSSLTQKTHNNGEDIIIDFRAGAVDQQQFPLKAWRQMANQVLPLKNCYEYGDPFGEPFLKEQLVHYLLQARGVHVHAEDIIIGSSTQQMLIDLGFLFKQDFPSVILEDPGYNGAREAFKMHGFHIETLPVLENGAQLEHLAHLHSRLLYVTPSHHFPYGVSMSIQQRQALIQWAKKVDGYILEDDYDGEFRYTQRPFPALASIDKSRVIYMGTFSKSFLPAIRLSYMVLPKALVHPYKERFAHFEQNASTLHQLTMAKFMEQGEWTRHIKRMRIIYKHKINGLVAELNKQFGEKITLLGEQSGLYILVKVHSQLSEEQLIHNAEQYGVKVYPTSPYFQQQPCSVPIIQLGFSKLKMEEIILGVQLLKKAWVME, from the coding sequence ATGAAGGATTTTATTTTCTTATTCACAGATGAAGAGGCAAAGTATAAACAAATTTATGAGCAAGTCAAATGGTTAATCGAACAAGGGAGATTGAAAACGAATGATTCTCTTCCTTCTATTCGACGGCTAGCCGATACTTTACATGTCAGTCGGAATACAATGTTAACTGCCTATGAGCAGCTCGTAGCGGAAGGTTACATACGTGGTGAAAGACGAAAGGGTTATTTCGTCAATGAATTTGAGCAAGTGTTTCTACAGGAAGAAGAACGATCAAGTCTTACTCAAAAAACGCATAATAACGGTGAAGATATCATCATTGATTTTCGCGCTGGCGCTGTCGATCAACAGCAATTTCCTCTAAAAGCTTGGCGACAAATGGCCAATCAAGTATTACCATTAAAAAATTGCTATGAATATGGGGACCCTTTCGGTGAACCATTTTTAAAGGAACAGCTTGTGCATTATTTGCTTCAAGCTCGTGGAGTCCATGTACATGCAGAGGACATTATTATCGGTAGCAGCACGCAGCAAATGTTAATTGATCTGGGCTTTCTGTTTAAGCAGGATTTCCCAAGTGTTATTTTAGAAGATCCCGGATACAATGGTGCACGAGAAGCATTCAAGATGCATGGCTTTCATATAGAGACATTACCTGTGTTGGAAAATGGTGCACAACTTGAGCATTTAGCACATTTACATTCGCGCTTACTATATGTCACACCTTCCCATCATTTCCCGTATGGCGTTTCCATGAGCATTCAGCAGCGGCAAGCTTTAATTCAGTGGGCAAAAAAAGTTGATGGTTATATACTTGAGGATGATTATGATGGTGAATTTCGGTATACACAGCGACCATTTCCTGCTCTCGCCTCTATCGACAAGTCACGTGTTATTTATATGGGAACATTTTCAAAATCGTTTTTACCAGCCATTCGTTTAAGCTATATGGTGCTACCGAAAGCACTGGTTCACCCATATAAAGAACGCTTTGCTCATTTTGAACAAAACGCTTCGACCTTACATCAATTAACAATGGCGAAATTTATGGAACAAGGTGAATGGACACGGCATATTAAAAGAATGCGCATCATCTATAAACATAAAATAAATGGTCTTGTAGCGGAACTTAACAAGCAATTCGGAGAAAAAATCACGCTATTAGGTGAGCAATCTGGGCTATATATATTGGTGAAAGTGCATTCTCAACTTTCAGAAGAGCAGCTTATTCACAATGCAGAACAATACGGAGTTAAGGTCTACCCTACGAGCCCATATTTTCAACAACAGCCTTGCTCTGTACCTATTATACAATTGGGTTTTAGTAAGTTAAAAATGGAGGAAATCATCCTCGGTGTACAATTGCTAAAAAAAGCTTGGGTAATGGAATAA
- a CDS encoding GNAT family N-acetyltransferase produces MEICIVTLATVGDVVPLFNAYREFYGQQSNLEQAEQFLLERLNKEESVIFLAYLDAQPVGFVQLYPTFSSVAMKKAFILNDLFVAEHARKQGVAQALIEQSYSYCLQKDARYIGLETATDNVRAQKLYEKLGMKIDDGVFHYIKYW; encoded by the coding sequence ATGGAGATTTGTATAGTAACCTTAGCAACAGTTGGAGACGTGGTGCCATTATTTAATGCCTATCGAGAATTTTACGGTCAACAATCTAACTTAGAACAGGCTGAGCAGTTTCTATTGGAGCGTTTAAATAAGGAGGAGTCGGTCATTTTTCTAGCTTATTTAGATGCGCAGCCAGTTGGTTTTGTTCAGCTATATCCTACTTTTTCATCTGTTGCAATGAAAAAGGCGTTTATTTTAAACGATCTATTTGTGGCAGAGCATGCTAGGAAACAAGGTGTCGCACAGGCACTAATTGAACAGAGCTATTCGTATTGTTTACAGAAAGATGCGCGTTATATAGGTTTAGAAACAGCGACAGACAACGTTCGTGCTCAAAAACTATATGAGAAGCTTGGGATGAAAATAGACGATGGAGTATTTCATTATATTAAGTATTGGTAA
- a CDS encoding GNAT family N-acetyltransferase — protein sequence MTVTIKQLTTQQEWMEAYAVMVQLRTELTVEKYLQLLKEMMKDGYMLFALYENMNMLAVAGLSWRVNFYSERHIFVYDLVTDEQYRSRGYGEKLLHYLHEWGKENGAHYIALESGIQRISAHRFYEDQLGYEKWCYSFRKVL from the coding sequence ATGACCGTAACCATCAAGCAATTAACAACGCAGCAAGAGTGGATGGAAGCATATGCTGTTATGGTGCAGCTCCGTACGGAATTAACAGTAGAAAAGTATCTCCAACTATTAAAGGAAATGATGAAAGATGGCTATATGTTATTTGCTTTATACGAAAATATGAACATGTTGGCAGTCGCCGGATTAAGTTGGAGAGTCAATTTTTATAGTGAACGCCATATTTTTGTTTATGATTTAGTAACGGATGAGCAGTATCGTTCAAGAGGCTATGGTGAGAAATTATTGCATTACCTCCACGAATGGGGCAAAGAAAATGGGGCGCACTATATTGCTTTAGAGTCTGGTATCCAAAGGATTAGTGCACATCGTTTTTATGAAGATCAATTAGGGTATGAGAAATGGTGCTATTCTTTTCGAAAAGTATTGTGA
- a CDS encoding CPBP family intramembrane glutamic endopeptidase: protein MVLQSAIDAIIQVILFSVIPFIWWFFSAKKKQSFLAWLGLRKPVIENKGNYVVWFLVIFVLLFGPLFTISYFYLDSSILATNRFTGLGFSAIISALFHAIVQTGLSEELFFRGFLLKRFMHKFGFQTGNILQSLLFGIVHGWMFFSYIPFGVVVLVVLATGFAGYLMGWINERKSNGSIITSWGIHGIGNLFASLMAMFNLL from the coding sequence ATGGTTTTGCAAAGTGCAATAGATGCAATTATTCAAGTCATTTTATTTTCAGTAATACCGTTTATTTGGTGGTTTTTCTCAGCAAAAAAGAAACAATCATTTTTAGCATGGCTCGGCCTTCGAAAGCCTGTCATTGAAAACAAAGGTAATTATGTTGTATGGTTTTTAGTCATTTTTGTTTTATTATTCGGACCACTTTTTACAATTAGCTATTTCTACCTAGACAGTTCAATCTTAGCGACAAATCGTTTTACAGGGCTTGGTTTTTCAGCAATCATATCAGCACTTTTCCATGCTATTGTACAAACAGGATTATCAGAGGAGCTGTTTTTTAGAGGCTTTTTACTGAAAAGATTCATGCATAAGTTTGGTTTTCAAACGGGAAATATCCTACAAAGCTTACTATTTGGTATTGTACATGGATGGATGTTCTTTTCTTATATTCCTTTCGGTGTTGTAGTGTTAGTTGTTTTAGCAACCGGTTTTGCAGGTTATTTAATGGGGTGGATCAATGAACGAAAATCCAATGGCTCTATCATAACAAGCTGGGGCATACACGGCATTGGCAATCTATTCGCTTCCTTAATGGCGATGTTTAATCTACTCTAA
- a CDS encoding RNA polymerase sigma factor, whose translation MEFDELYEQYFQRIYQFIYYMVSDPNLAEDLTQETFIRVYNGQFRNEAAIGTYIRRIARNLVYDTYRRKALIKWLPFQKEHEKRETQYVPHDWIMQSEDRRLLYEAIQLLKPEYREVLIYRKIEELSLAETSEILGWSTVKIANTQRNAMKALEKVLGGDEFGFKQSTEETQ comes from the coding sequence ATGGAGTTTGATGAGCTTTATGAACAATATTTTCAGCGCATTTATCAATTTATTTATTATATGGTCTCGGATCCAAACTTAGCGGAGGATTTAACACAGGAAACATTTATTCGGGTATATAACGGACAATTTAGAAACGAAGCTGCTATAGGCACATACATAAGGAGAATTGCACGAAACCTAGTCTATGACACCTATAGAAGAAAAGCACTTATTAAATGGTTGCCATTTCAAAAAGAACATGAAAAACGGGAGACGCAATATGTTCCACATGATTGGATTATGCAGTCTGAGGATCGACGACTATTATATGAAGCAATTCAATTATTAAAGCCTGAATATCGAGAGGTTCTTATTTATAGAAAAATTGAGGAGTTAAGTTTAGCCGAAACTAGTGAAATTTTAGGATGGTCTACTGTGAAAATAGCGAATACTCAGCGAAATGCTATGAAGGCTTTGGAAAAAGTACTTGGAGGTGATGAATTTGGATTTAAACAATCGACTGAAGAAACTCAATAA